A single Saccharolobus shibatae B12 DNA region contains:
- the cas6 gene encoding CRISPR-associated endoribonuclease Cas6: MIVAEVFVKPENDAIIPFSSKIGKSLLLDPKNVSISPLKYKGKYLLKYVSVPTYLEVIGSNVYSFEIGGDEKNVYSALINLDSRHLFNTFWKVIDVEVHEVEVSSIPKNFEVEIMTPALIVSPYVKEKKKVFTNKSEYVFFNNVIDATGLNRGDKKLNEVISRFAQMLWEEPSIMKYASVRYDDKLVIGLTGKLRYSVKGENEILVKVLENAIARGIGSSRRNGFGVVRVKGVDVSWSR; this comes from the coding sequence ATGATAGTTGCTGAAGTTTTCGTTAAGCCTGAAAACGACGCAATTATACCCTTTAGCAGTAAGATTGGGAAGAGCCTTTTATTAGACCCAAAAAACGTTTCAATATCACCGCTAAAGTACAAGGGAAAATATCTACTAAAATATGTATCAGTCCCAACATATCTGGAAGTCATTGGCAGTAACGTTTATTCCTTTGAAATTGGAGGTGATGAAAAGAACGTATATTCAGCCTTAATTAATCTAGATAGCAGGCATTTATTCAATACTTTTTGGAAAGTTATTGACGTTGAGGTTCACGAGGTCGAGGTTAGTTCGATCCCGAAAAACTTCGAGGTCGAAATTATGACACCGGCATTGATAGTGTCTCCTTACGTAAAGGAAAAGAAAAAGGTGTTCACTAACAAGTCCGAGTACGTTTTCTTCAATAACGTTATTGACGCTACGGGGTTAAATAGGGGTGACAAAAAACTTAATGAGGTGATCTCTCGTTTTGCTCAAATGCTTTGGGAAGAGCCCTCAATTATGAAGTACGCAAGTGTGAGGTATGATGATAAGTTGGTTATAGGACTCACTGGAAAGTTAAGGTACTCCGTTAAGGGAGAGAATGAAATTTTAGTTAAGGTTTTGGAAAACGCAATTGCAAGAGGCATTGGTTCATCAAGGAGGAATGGGTTTGGTGTTGTTAGAGTGAAAGGGGTTGATGTGAGTTGGTCACGATAA
- the csx7 gene encoding type III CRISPR-associated RAMP protein Csx7, whose protein sequence is MVNYSFINKSVIKRTTIIEGIVETQSPLRIGGGRESFDPASIARDSILKDAEGKPLIPGSSWKGIFRSTGERILRLRNMVVCSGIGKDYCLNNNEMEREFERGLRGNINEALRVFWDYTCLNCKVFGTMSVIGAVRFLDSLPISYSLNTRSMIAISRSEGAVARRALVTVEYVETGSKFSFKMIGYNLPNYAIGYLVTIMKNVHDGFTQVGGHKSRGFGFVRFGKVKFTDVGEKKIGDEDIAVKDMSGLEEEDGNKFFEKMKPFMEVFNSAKIPYPKK, encoded by the coding sequence ATGGTTAACTATTCCTTTATTAATAAAAGTGTGATAAAGAGGACTACAATTATTGAAGGTATAGTGGAAACCCAATCTCCTTTGAGGATTGGGGGAGGTAGGGAGAGTTTTGATCCAGCTTCCATAGCAAGGGATTCCATTCTAAAGGATGCGGAAGGTAAACCGCTAATTCCAGGATCATCGTGGAAGGGGATATTCAGATCTACTGGAGAAAGGATTTTAAGGTTAAGAAATATGGTGGTTTGTAGCGGTATAGGAAAGGATTACTGTCTGAACAATAATGAAATGGAGAGGGAATTCGAAAGGGGATTGAGGGGAAATATCAATGAAGCGTTAAGGGTGTTTTGGGACTATACTTGCTTGAACTGTAAAGTTTTTGGGACAATGAGCGTCATAGGTGCCGTGAGATTTCTGGATTCGCTTCCCATTAGCTACTCATTGAATACCAGGTCAATGATAGCGATTAGTAGAAGCGAGGGTGCTGTAGCTAGAAGGGCTTTAGTTACTGTGGAATACGTTGAGACGGGATCGAAGTTCAGTTTCAAGATGATTGGCTATAATTTACCTAATTACGCTATTGGTTACTTGGTTACGATAATGAAGAATGTTCACGACGGATTTACGCAAGTCGGAGGACATAAGAGTAGAGGTTTCGGTTTTGTGAGGTTTGGTAAGGTTAAGTTCACTGACGTAGGAGAAAAGAAGATTGGGGATGAGGATATTGCAGTAAAGGATATGAGTGGGTTAGAAGAGGAAGATGGAAATAAGTTTTTCGAAAAAATGAAACCCTTCATGGAGGTTTTCAATAGTGCAAAGATCCCCTATCCGAAGAAGTGA
- a CDS encoding RAMP superfamily CRISPR-associated protein: protein MQRSPIRRSDYTPRDKKGLEGVIELQFAVVSDYLHVGSGKYDVEIMKSVSDVRQLVDEYLKGNKIPNVAQYFSRVAFLMVKEKDRVVIPGSTIKGMVRSRLELSVPGSCYIVTGQATSSSATYKRIFNPDPNRGSDKFDVDKFPQVCPVCDLLGNTGLASRVSFSDFVMTSGKVDYFNVMGRDYEVATKGSIFTGRVVYKSLNSVELGMLLYGFGFIRDCSSSKVMLLGRFKFADRKFGRVRFSLKTSPTECNKYISDFVKQFNPRNINEEW, encoded by the coding sequence GTGCAAAGATCCCCTATCCGAAGAAGTGATTACACTCCCAGAGATAAAAAGGGTTTAGAGGGAGTGATTGAGTTACAGTTTGCTGTAGTTTCCGACTACTTACACGTGGGTTCCGGAAAGTATGATGTGGAGATAATGAAGAGTGTTAGTGACGTTAGACAATTGGTTGACGAGTACTTAAAGGGAAATAAAATACCTAATGTTGCTCAGTACTTCTCAAGAGTAGCTTTTCTGATGGTTAAAGAAAAGGATAGAGTTGTTATCCCGGGATCAACCATTAAGGGAATGGTTAGGAGTAGGCTGGAATTATCTGTACCGGGTTCATGTTACATAGTTACTGGTCAAGCTACTTCATCCTCCGCAACATACAAGAGGATTTTCAACCCTGATCCCAATAGGGGTAGTGATAAGTTTGACGTTGATAAATTTCCGCAAGTTTGTCCAGTGTGCGATTTGTTAGGCAATACGGGGTTAGCCAGTAGGGTATCGTTTAGCGATTTCGTGATGACCTCTGGTAAAGTGGATTACTTTAACGTAATGGGTAGGGATTACGAAGTCGCCACTAAGGGTTCAATTTTCACTGGAAGAGTTGTATATAAATCTCTAAATTCCGTTGAGCTTGGAATGTTGCTATATGGTTTTGGCTTCATTAGAGATTGTAGTAGCTCTAAGGTTATGTTGTTGGGTAGGTTCAAGTTCGCTGATAGGAAGTTTGGAAGGGTTAGATTCAGTTTGAAAACTTCTCCAACGGAATGTAATAAATATATTTCTGATTTTGTTAAACAATTCAATCCGAGAAATATTAATGAGGAGTGGTAA
- a CDS encoding helix-turn-helix domain-containing protein has translation MVTIIASDLVYLNYELENYTKNVNKAIICGDVKGTRLKVDNVQVIDNCSSLSFEGIAEKVAEKISNSKDSYVVLITANSIRFNIAMLYLFSTINRKVRFVIYDKERIEVDGEIFKKVEIDHKTFVVLMEMMNGHYKIEEIERITGISKATVSRIRRKLEEMGLVKKVDSGNYYVTERGKIVVFGTGFFRNVKKKGRYYDDQILYM, from the coding sequence TTGGTCACGATAATTGCATCAGATTTGGTTTACCTCAACTACGAGTTAGAGAACTATACGAAGAACGTTAATAAGGCTATAATTTGCGGGGATGTTAAAGGAACTAGGTTAAAGGTTGACAACGTTCAAGTTATTGACAATTGTAGTTCTCTAAGTTTTGAGGGAATAGCTGAAAAAGTTGCTGAGAAAATCAGTAATAGTAAGGACAGCTACGTAGTTTTGATTACTGCTAATTCCATTAGGTTCAATATTGCAATGCTTTACCTATTTTCCACTATTAACAGAAAGGTGAGGTTTGTAATTTACGATAAAGAAAGGATTGAAGTAGATGGAGAGATTTTCAAAAAGGTTGAGATTGATCATAAAACGTTTGTCGTATTAATGGAGATGATGAACGGGCATTATAAGATAGAGGAAATTGAGAGGATTACGGGCATAAGTAAGGCTACTGTCTCAAGGATTAGGAGGAAATTGGAGGAAATGGGTTTAGTTAAAAAAGTTGATAGTGGGAATTACTATGTTACTGAGAGGGGGAAGATTGTAGTTTTTGGAACTGGATTTTTCAGAAATGTGAAAAAGAAAGGGAGGTATTATGATGACCAAATCTTATATATGTAA
- the csx7 gene encoding type III CRISPR-associated RAMP protein Csx7 has product MDLDAITSIVKIEGKLRNETPLRVGKGKTQDFTEATDNPIIKYGDKPLIPGSSLKGAFRSLIESFTNSLNDSKYYVCDLDDNECVSCEEKKKDNEVIERRYCIPCILFGFKDLASRIYILDSLAEKYSISQRTMVAINRVFGGQSPGHLYNLDYVDPGAEFTLTMMIYNLNLIEGEKEDWKVKSIDALKFLLATLVKEGIFIGARKSVGYGLIKLVEGKVTLYKAPNLISPVTVKKLEEVIGGNG; this is encoded by the coding sequence ATGGATCTTGACGCCATAACCAGCATTGTGAAGATTGAGGGTAAGCTACGTAATGAGACCCCCTTAAGGGTAGGTAAGGGTAAGACTCAGGATTTCACTGAAGCTACAGATAACCCTATAATTAAATATGGGGATAAACCTCTCATACCGGGGTCAAGTTTAAAGGGGGCGTTCAGGAGTTTAATAGAATCCTTTACAAATTCGCTAAACGATAGTAAGTATTATGTATGTGATTTAGACGATAATGAATGCGTTAGTTGTGAGGAGAAAAAGAAGGACAACGAGGTTATAGAGAGAAGGTATTGTATTCCTTGCATATTGTTTGGTTTTAAGGATTTGGCTTCAAGGATTTATATTTTGGACTCCTTAGCTGAAAAGTATTCGATTTCACAGAGGACAATGGTTGCAATTAACAGGGTTTTCGGTGGTCAATCGCCCGGCCATTTATATAATTTGGATTACGTAGATCCCGGTGCTGAGTTTACTCTTACCATGATGATTTACAATCTTAACTTAATTGAGGGGGAGAAGGAGGATTGGAAGGTGAAGTCTATTGATGCCCTAAAGTTCCTTTTAGCGACCTTGGTTAAAGAGGGAATTTTCATAGGTGCTAGGAAGAGTGTTGGTTATGGTCTAATTAAGTTAGTTGAAGGTAAGGTGACCTTATATAAGGCGCCTAACCTAATTTCCCCCGTCACTGTGAAGAAGTTAGAAGAGGTGATTGGAGGCAATGGTTAA
- a CDS encoding HD domain-containing protein: protein MPDERVEFVDESEVQSLRKDVVDTLKAFSALACELANNNETIATDIFADLISIIYKLPMVISYVPGNRLSTPHEYFFTYIVYRHMADSIPVNDIVSLLKKLEEQRKAMEEVLGYVKTLRRIYEKLLHVPADTRPGYNFTSLASHLQLSSILVWLLQKGSVDLNYLRIAALLHDLGKLFNPTQHVSESIKILDEVIEGAECLKPNLTRVKSLVEQHHAPLETILNDADRLAAATDRFSEIVKGAINNTKIRECYNWCYGKDAKAKECMECLEKYGKETYSEESKGLYRVIYNEINKAFNTQKTEGNPIGYLVYVDFPGIQRFITSFPKLREMSFASFLVDFVTSVYSFIALDQAYYEKTSKKSRIPAEALLSGYGGHSYIIVRSDFGSKDDVKTTLGSASSSALSKLDLRLDVKVVDFAYEKYIRNYREIYDEMKSKSYERYLISGDGKIYSYGLHRVCDNCGVRPAVDVVEDEYLCETCKLVRELSRDRGFMAKLKSMYYLVEEGKESNSPISPQEHIKFDPKDNETFSKYAMEIIAGYRNISDTKYVAFIKADGNNAGKIFGNTITFSEYVDKSFRLDYGVKKMFYDTLLDILRASGDESVKKDLVSRILLGVLYLGGDDITILQPSAIAVPFATKMFKRSLEYTGFTFKVGIISVKPDHPVQFAYGAVNTLMEESKIQTTAPGGKSSIGVLVFSSTLASEGVVKSDLENYRKKEESLLVVSNDVDDIEKFLKIMELDDFGKLIELYGNPEEGRKVIRDKIRPLENFVNYADTHEFYNTLAYILRAKARSDEGSLIRNITDLILKGRDNNFVFPLYDYYFILKTIRVGI, encoded by the coding sequence TTGCCAGATGAGAGAGTTGAGTTCGTAGACGAAAGTGAAGTGCAGAGTTTAAGGAAGGACGTTGTAGATACTTTGAAAGCATTTTCGGCTTTAGCCTGTGAGTTGGCAAATAATAACGAGACCATAGCTACAGATATTTTCGCTGATCTAATTTCCATAATTTATAAGCTCCCAATGGTGATTTCCTACGTCCCTGGTAATAGGCTCTCAACCCCGCATGAGTACTTCTTCACTTACATTGTTTATAGGCATATGGCTGATTCCATACCAGTTAACGATATTGTGAGTTTATTGAAGAAACTGGAAGAGCAGAGAAAGGCCATGGAAGAAGTTTTAGGATATGTGAAGACTTTGAGGAGAATTTATGAGAAATTGCTTCACGTTCCAGCTGATACTAGGCCGGGATATAATTTCACGTCTTTAGCCTCTCACCTTCAATTATCATCAATCCTAGTATGGTTATTGCAAAAGGGATCAGTGGATTTAAACTACTTGAGGATTGCAGCTCTACTTCATGACCTAGGTAAGTTGTTCAACCCAACTCAACACGTTAGTGAGTCAATTAAGATTTTGGATGAGGTCATTGAGGGAGCTGAGTGTCTAAAGCCCAATTTAACTAGGGTTAAGAGTTTAGTTGAACAACACCACGCTCCTTTGGAGACCATTTTGAATGATGCTGATAGGTTAGCTGCAGCTACTGATAGGTTTAGTGAAATAGTGAAAGGTGCTATAAATAACACGAAGATAAGAGAGTGCTACAATTGGTGTTATGGCAAAGATGCGAAGGCAAAGGAATGTATGGAGTGTCTTGAAAAGTACGGGAAAGAGACCTATAGTGAGGAAAGTAAGGGATTATATAGAGTAATATATAATGAAATTAATAAAGCCTTTAATACCCAGAAGACTGAGGGAAATCCAATAGGTTACTTGGTTTACGTTGATTTCCCTGGAATACAGAGATTCATAACTAGTTTTCCCAAGTTAAGGGAAATGAGCTTCGCTAGTTTTCTAGTTGACTTTGTAACTTCGGTTTACTCCTTTATAGCCTTAGATCAAGCGTATTACGAAAAGACTAGTAAGAAGTCTAGAATTCCGGCGGAGGCGTTGTTAAGTGGTTATGGTGGTCATTCATATATTATAGTTAGGAGTGACTTCGGCTCTAAAGATGACGTTAAAACAACATTGGGAAGTGCTTCTTCCTCTGCCCTTAGTAAGTTAGATCTTAGATTGGACGTTAAGGTTGTTGATTTCGCCTATGAGAAATACATTAGGAATTACAGGGAGATTTACGATGAAATGAAGTCAAAGAGTTATGAGAGGTATCTGATTTCTGGAGACGGTAAAATTTACTCTTATGGTTTACATAGAGTTTGTGATAATTGTGGAGTGAGGCCAGCTGTTGATGTAGTCGAGGATGAGTATTTATGCGAGACTTGTAAATTAGTTAGAGAGCTATCTAGGGATAGAGGTTTTATGGCAAAACTTAAGTCAATGTATTATTTGGTTGAGGAAGGTAAAGAAAGCAATTCTCCCATTTCTCCTCAAGAACACATAAAGTTTGATCCTAAGGATAATGAGACGTTTAGCAAGTACGCCATGGAGATTATTGCGGGATATAGGAACATTTCTGACACTAAGTATGTCGCCTTTATCAAGGCTGATGGAAATAACGCTGGTAAAATCTTTGGGAATACCATTACTTTTTCAGAGTACGTCGATAAGAGTTTTAGGTTAGATTACGGGGTAAAGAAAATGTTCTATGACACGTTACTGGACATTTTAAGGGCCTCTGGAGATGAGTCGGTTAAGAAGGATTTGGTTTCAAGGATTTTACTAGGTGTACTTTACTTGGGAGGTGACGATATTACGATATTACAGCCCTCGGCAATAGCCGTGCCTTTTGCTACTAAAATGTTTAAGAGGAGCTTGGAGTATACGGGATTTACGTTCAAAGTGGGTATTATATCAGTTAAACCAGATCACCCAGTGCAATTCGCCTATGGGGCTGTAAACACGCTCATGGAAGAGAGTAAGATTCAGACAACTGCACCAGGTGGGAAGTCCTCAATAGGGGTTTTGGTGTTTTCCTCAACTTTAGCCAGTGAGGGTGTTGTTAAGAGTGATCTAGAAAATTATAGGAAAAAGGAAGAGAGCTTATTGGTGGTTTCTAATGACGTTGATGATATAGAGAAATTTTTGAAAATAATGGAATTGGACGACTTTGGAAAGTTGATTGAGTTATACGGTAATCCAGAAGAGGGTAGAAAGGTAATTAGGGATAAGATAAGGCCTTTAGAGAATTTCGTCAATTACGCAGATACTCATGAGTTTTACAATACTTTAGCTTACATATTAAGAGCTAAGGCTAGAAGCGATGAAGGTAGTTTGATTAGGAACATTACTGATTTGATTTTAAAAGGTAGAGATAATAATTTCGTGTTTCCACTTTACGATTATTACTTCATATTAAAAACGATCAGGGTGGGAATATGA